Below is a genomic region from Brassica rapa cultivar Chiifu-401-42 chromosome A08, CAAS_Brap_v3.01, whole genome shotgun sequence.
GTGTTTCTATTGGCTCTTGACATATCTTTTGGtgcttagattttttttgtttgcttacGTGGTCATAGTGGATCCTACTCTGATTTGTGGTTTAAGATAGCTTGTAACGTTTCAAGCATCCAATAATGAAATGACATGTGTAAGATTTGATGATCTCTCAATCCTTTTAAAATAAGAACACTTGGCTAGAGAGATAGATGAATAAAACgtagataaaacaaaaaaaaaaatgtaagaatGGTAATTGAgtttttaacatatttataaagtaaaaggAAGATAAGATTCCGAGAACTATCTCAACTTATGCAGCAATGTAATCATACTTAACATCAAAAACATTATACTGGGACTAATACTAGCAAAAGAAATTAACACATTCTCAATACGTTTGTTGAGCATAATATTcatcaaaagaagaagaaaacaatgaaTGTTATATCTTTTATTCATTAGCAGCTTTCTCATGTTAATGTATCAGTGTCATCATATACATTGGAGTTCAGATAATGGTTTTAAAGCCCCGATCATGGTCATGGACTCAGTATCAACATGTCTCTCAAACTGGAACTTGGTTGTAGATTAAAGATGATATCCGAGCGAAAACTAGTCTCATTTCGTAGTTGAAAACCGGAATAATTAAATTCACCTCGTAACTCAAGTTTGTATACCATAGTCAACAAACGTCTTAAAACTTTGAGTGAGCTTAACACATTCTCAATGCACATTACTTTTTCCATATATTAATCAGAAAccatactttaaattcataaaCTAATGATGCAGTTAAAGGCGTCACTTATTTGACAAAGATTACTTTTTAGTATCTTGTTTGATCTTTGATTCATGTATCCAGATGAGTTCCTACAAATATTCTTCACCGCCGAGAGAAGTTCAGATATTTATTTGAATcgttcaaattttataattagagAATAGATTAATTATCAAGAagaattcaaataaaataagtCAGAACAGAAGTAAATAACTTGAGCAAACCATGAGCATATGAGTAGTAGATATTAGAACATAATCATTTCTCTTTCTGAATAATACTTCAAATCATACAAAGGCAATGCGAGGACAGGAGAGGAAGATAGAGATGGTTCACAGAGGAAATGCCAAAAAGATAAAATGCAGAGTTTCAGTTTCAGATTACTTTTATGATCTCATCCCAATCACTTGGAAGATCATCAAGATTCCCTCATAATAAACATATTTCACAGTAACACTTAAAGTACATCTTAGTGAACTCACCAACTCAACAGTGAGATCTCCATAGATATACAAAAGCATAGCATAGTCTCCTTCTTCCTAATCGTCATCCACCCCACGACGCCTCTGGATCTGTAAACGCATCCGAGATAAACTTAACACTCAATGGTATTGACGGTTAAGATAAGAGCAAGAGCCTTGTGCTTATAGTAGCTTGTGTGTACATACCGTGACTTTAGTCTGTTTGGTTGTCTGGCTGTTTATTTGTTCCAGCAGCGTTATAAGTCGCTCCTCAGAAACCTGTGAAAAAGAATAACCAATAGAGTATTTCAATAACCGAGTAGAAACCTTGTGATAAGAATTAAGAAGTGAATGGATTGTTACCTTCTCAACAATCTGTCCCATTTGAGCAGCCCTCAAAATAACATCCTCTACACCTCTAGCTTTCTCAGGTTTCACCAGGGCAATTCGAGCAACTacagaaacaaaacaagaagaatAACGAGAAGTATAAGAGATATGTAAACATATAGATATACAGTCACAAGGAAAGCAAAAGCATTATTTTAGATGGGGACTTACTTCTCTCACGGGCTTGGGAAGACAAGATTTGACTAAGCATCATTTGTCTACGTTCATCAGCTTCCCTAAACATATATGTTCCAGCCAGAGAACAGGTGTTAGCTCAAAACCcaatttgttttcaaataaaaagacaaCAGACCTTTTAGCATCTTCCTGTGCTCTCTCTTGATCTGGATTCTGCTGACTCCCCTGCTTCCCCtgcttttggtttggttcacAATAAGCCACCACAAAGGCATATAAGTGAAGGTTAATTAAAAAGGACTTACAGTGCCATGTTGAGCCATGAGCTCTTGCATTCTCCTCTGTCGAATAGCTTCTAGTTCAGGATCAGCCTACACACACAAGGTAACAAAAGAAAGGCGAGATTTATAAACATAAACTgacaaagtttttaactttcGAACTTGGGCTAACATGATTGCTCAAAACTAATCTATATAGCACATTATTGGTTCAAATCCTCAAGAACAATCacaaagtttcaatctttctCCGAGACAAAAGATTCAATCTcattcaaaggaaccaactTTCAATCAAGCACAGAACAAATCATTCACGTTCACGTTCTACGAATGAGATTTCTAACTTGTGCATATCCCTCGAAGATAAATTTCCCCAAAAACTCTAATAAAAACTCAGACTTGTCTAAAGATAAAacgaaataaaattgaaaaggagCCTAGCAGATTCGAGATATAAGATTCTCACCATTGGAGCAGTCTTCTTCTCCTTCGCCTCAAATCCAACACAGATCAGCTCCGAAGGGAATCAAATGCTTTAAAAACCCAAACGTAGCTTTTCTATGACGCGCTTCAtcgttttttatatattctcCCCCCTTATGTTTTATAGTTCTTGCAAATTCAACCggaaacttttattttttacatttaccCCCCTTAATTAAAACACACATGTAGTAGTAATCTTTGGGTAAAAAGATGTTGGCATGTAGATGTTCTCTCAATGATTTTAGACTTGTTTCTCTGTCTTTTTATGAATGAAACAAGACAGTTGATACGTATTAAAACAAAGAGAAACGATTTGTTTACTGGATGAGAATATAGTTAGCATCAAATATATCTCCAGCAGTGGGAGAGAGGTTGTTTCTCCTGACTTGCGCGTGTGTCTCTGCTTCGTGTTGAAATATCTTCACCACGTCTTGTAGCTCCAGCTTCCTCACTTCTACCTGTTCTTCCGTGATGGGCTTTTTGAGCCCCAGGTACACCAAGCCAACCGCAATGAGAACAGCTCCGATGATGACCATTAGCAGAGTGAACAGACCAAATGCATAAGGAGTGTTCTGTGCGCCGGGGATGCCATCCACGTTGATCCCAAACAATCCCACGATTATTGTGAGTACAAGACCGCATCCTCCAAAGACGGCTAAGTTATGGCTCACTCTCAGACTCTTGTCCTGAAATTTACAAATTGTTTGTTGGTTGGTTTTAGCTTAAAACTATGAGATGGTTTGGTAAGGACAAACCTGTAACCAAGCGCGGACACTGCTTTGCATGACATCTTGAATTGTAAACAGACGTCCACGGACTGCTTCTTGTTCCTCCAGCATCTCCCTTGTGTTTTTCCTCAGACCTTCCAACAATTGGCGAGCTACGTTTCCCCTCAGGTGCTGGACTAGCTCAAAGATAATCTCCTCTCTTGCGTGTAGTGACCACTTCACTCTGATGACCTGTCATGAGAAAACAAAGACTCTCATGTTCCTAAAACCATAGTTCGGTTAAACTGAGGCTTTAGCTGCAATGAGAGAGAAGTATTACCTGTCTTGATAATTTTCTAATCTCTTGGTTGAGAATGATACTGAAGAGATTTACATCCTCATGGTTTCTCCTAATAACAAGAAAAAATCATCTCTATTAGTTAAAACATGAATATCGTGAACTATACCAAACAAACAAGTATGTGTATGTAAGAACCTGTTCATAAACTTCAGTTCAATTTCATCTGCTGCACCAAATATGGACTTACGGAACAGCCTATAGTATCATCAATCAAGGACAACAAAAAGATCCTATTAGATAAGATACTCAAATCATCTTGGTCCCAGTAACGCTAAACCAAAAAAAGATGTTGTCACCTATCATCCCATCGAGAGAGACGGCAAGCCAAGTGTGCTATCACTTCATGAACCGTTCTTGGCACATTATAACCTCCTGCATACAGCAGCTcctatcataaaaaaaaatcagaaggaAAAGTTAGTGCAAGTCAGTGAAGTAGAATAATTTAGAACAGCTTTGTGAACGAACCTCTACTTCAGTGACGCCAAGCACATTAGTGCTTGATACATTCCCTTTAACGTGCATCACAGTCACCAAGAAGTTCTTAGCTTGCCAAGACCGAAAAACAACGGGAACATCATCCTCACTGATCACAGGATCACCAACCGATTGCCCCAAAAGCTCAAACAACAAACCTCCAGCAACCCTCACCGGAACCTCGTAGAGAAGGTGTCTCATCCGTTCACTTATCAGCTTACTCTCATCCCTCAACGCAAGACTAATAGCAGGATGCAACCACGTAGCGTTTCTGAGCCACGCCTCGACGGAAGAGTGTCCAGCAGCCATATGACACCACCACGTGGGACCACCCGGCCTTTCCCAATAGGGAGCCGCTAAGTCTGTAACTGGGACATCCTCTTCGTCATCAATCAGCTCCAAACTAGGCCACTCTGCGTTCACTTGCACCGTTTGAACTAGCTCGGATATTCTAGCCCAACCGATAGGCACCCAGCGGCTTCCCTCGTATCTCTCGGCTTGTGCTGTTGGAAGCAGGTGGTCATCTATGAAATTCAAGGAAGATGCCGACCTTGACCTTGGAACATCGGCTGCAGATGAATCAACAAAAGGGTTGTGGTTAAACTCAGTAACTCTGGTGTGTCCATCTTCTTGCTTCAAGTGAACATGCTTTTTGGCTCCTCGGATGAACTCAAAGGCGCAGATTAGCCCATCGGTCCAAAGATCACTCTTGGGGACGCCTGAATGATTTTTACTCTCAGGCTTCTTGGAGTTACTCTCTTGTGAGCCTGAGTGTTTGTCCCCATTTTCTCCCATTGTTATTCAGTTGAAAAGGACACCTGCTATCTCTACTGCCTGTATCATAAACAAGGGAGTGAAAATCGTTCACACCAGCAACCAACGTTCTTTCCCAAAAACTACATATAATTATAAACTGTGAGATCAAACTGAAAGAGATGCCAATACAAAAGAAAGATGCAAACTTTGGAGATTTGGTTTTAAGCACAGACCACAAGAAAAACAGGAAACTAGAGCTGAATCATAAAAGCTCAAATCACAGGTCATTACCACAGTTctaaaaaaagacaaaaacttGAGAAGTTTCT
It encodes:
- the LOC103835254 gene encoding uncharacterized protein LOC103835254 isoform X1; the encoded protein is MGENGDKHSGSQESNSKKPESKNHSGVPKSDLWTDGLICAFEFIRGAKKHVHLKQEDGHTRVTEFNHNPFVDSSAADVPRSRSASSLNFIDDHLLPTAQAERYEGSRWVPIGWARISELVQTVQVNAEWPSLELIDDEEDVPVTDLAAPYWERPGGPTWWCHMAAGHSSVEAWLRNATWLHPAISLALRDESKLISERMRHLLYEVPVRVAGGLLFELLGQSVGDPVISEDDVPVVFRSWQAKNFLVTVMHVKGNVSSTNVLGVTEVEELLYAGGYNVPRTVHEVIAHLACRLSRWDDRLFRKSIFGAADEIELKFMNRRNHEDVNLFSIILNQEIRKLSRQVIRVKWSLHAREEIIFELVQHLRGNVARQLLEGLRKNTREMLEEQEAVRGRLFTIQDVMQSSVRAWLQDKSLRVSHNLAVFGGCGLVLTIIVGLFGINVDGIPGAQNTPYAFGLFTLLMVIIGAVLIAVGLVYLGLKKPITEEQVEVRKLELQDVVKIFQHEAETHAQVRRNNLSPTAGDIFDANYILIQ
- the LOC103835254 gene encoding uncharacterized protein LOC103835254 isoform X2; translated protein: MGENGDKHSGSQESNSKKPESKNHSGVPKSDLWTDGLICAFEFIRGAKKHVHLKQEDGHTRVTEFNHNPFVDSSAADVPRSRSASSLNFIDDHLLPTAQAERYEGSRWVPIGWARISELVQTVQVNAEWPSLELIDDEEDVPVTDLAAPYWERPGGPTWWCHMAAGHSSELLYAGGYNVPRTVHEVIAHLACRLSRWDDRLFRKSIFGAADEIELKFMNRRNHEDVNLFSIILNQEIRKLSRQVIRVKWSLHAREEIIFELVQHLRGNVARQLLEGLRKNTREMLEEQEAVRGRLFTIQDVMQSSVRAWLQDKSLRVSHNLAVFGGCGLVLTIIVGLFGINVDGIPGAQNTPYAFGLFTLLMVIIGAVLIAVGLVYLGLKKPITEEQVEVRKLELQDVVKIFQHEAETHAQVRRNNLSPTAGDIFDANYILIQ